In Mycolicibacterium mucogenicum DSM 44124, the following are encoded in one genomic region:
- a CDS encoding ABC transporter substrate-binding protein, translated as MKHSRAARLVSILAAGALLSACVSSRDTKNEVAVPQTVPASDLTGLTLQVGDQKGGTESLLRAAGELDNVPYKVQFSTFTSGPPQVEAATAGKIDFAVTGNTPPIFGAAAGAKIRVIAAYSNSAAGDQILTPTGSAVHTVADLRGKKVVVGKGSSAHGHLLLQLQKAGLTVKDIQLVFLQPADAFTALSQGQADAWAIWDPYTALAQNQLKVRTVATAESVTNGYGFGIAAVAALQDAKRNSALADFVRRVARASLWAKDHPDEWYQKYAAAIGIDPQVARVAQSRSLRLAIPINDAVIASEQQLADAFAQSGQIDHKATFSQFVDNRFGDQLSQFWTTAK; from the coding sequence GTGAAACATTCCCGGGCAGCACGCCTGGTATCCATCCTCGCCGCCGGCGCATTGCTCAGCGCCTGCGTGTCGAGCCGTGACACCAAGAACGAAGTGGCTGTGCCGCAGACAGTTCCGGCATCGGACCTGACCGGCCTGACGCTGCAGGTGGGCGATCAGAAGGGCGGCACCGAGTCCTTGCTCCGGGCCGCCGGGGAGCTCGACAACGTGCCCTACAAGGTGCAGTTCTCGACGTTCACCTCCGGGCCGCCGCAGGTCGAGGCGGCCACCGCGGGCAAGATCGACTTCGCCGTCACCGGGAACACGCCGCCGATCTTCGGCGCCGCGGCAGGGGCGAAAATCCGCGTCATCGCGGCATATTCGAACAGTGCCGCCGGTGACCAAATCCTCACCCCGACCGGCTCAGCGGTTCATACCGTGGCCGACCTCCGCGGGAAGAAGGTCGTCGTCGGCAAGGGCAGTTCGGCGCACGGCCATCTGCTGCTCCAGCTGCAGAAGGCCGGCCTGACGGTCAAGGACATCCAGCTGGTGTTCCTGCAGCCGGCCGACGCCTTCACCGCGCTGAGTCAGGGCCAGGCAGATGCCTGGGCCATCTGGGATCCGTACACGGCCCTGGCCCAGAACCAGCTCAAGGTGCGCACCGTCGCCACCGCCGAAAGCGTCACCAACGGCTACGGATTCGGCATCGCCGCGGTGGCCGCGCTGCAGGACGCCAAACGGAACAGCGCGCTCGCCGACTTCGTCCGACGGGTGGCGCGGGCCTCGCTCTGGGCCAAGGACCATCCCGACGAGTGGTACCAAAAGTACGCTGCCGCAATCGGAATCGATCCCCAGGTGGCCCGCGTCGCGCAGTCTCGGAGCCTGCGGCTGGCCATTCCCATCAACGACGCGGTGATCGCGTCTGAGCAGCAGCTCGCCGACGCATTCGCCCAGTCCGGACAGATCGACCACAAAGCCACGTTCTCGCAGTTCGTCGACAACCGGTTCGGCGATCAGTTGTCGCAGTTCTGGACCACCGCAAAATAG
- a CDS encoding LLM class flavin-dependent oxidoreductase: protein MSAKFFWFLPTNGDSRSIVGASHASSHHTVPAGYRKPSLRYLGEIARAVDRLGFEGVLTPTGTWCEDAWLTSAALLEQTERLKFLVAFRPGLVPPTLAAQQAATFQRFSEGRLLLNIVSGGDDVEQRRFGDWLSHDQRYERTGEFLEIVRDIWRGGPVDYRGRHYSVTDARVSEPPNPLPQLYFGGSSPAALPIAAEHVDVYLTWGEPPAAAAAKIAQVRELAKARGRTLRFGIRLHTISRDTSAAAWAVANSLLAELTPEQIAKATALHANSESEGQRRMTALHGGRLDHLEVYPNLWAGVGLVRGGAGTALVGSHEEVASLISEYHDLGFDEFILSGYPHLEEAYWFAEGVLPLLRKRGALAA, encoded by the coding sequence TTGTCCGCCAAGTTCTTCTGGTTCCTGCCCACAAACGGTGACAGTCGCTCGATCGTCGGCGCGTCGCACGCGTCATCGCACCACACGGTTCCGGCGGGGTACCGCAAGCCCAGCCTGCGCTACCTCGGTGAAATCGCCCGCGCCGTCGACCGCCTCGGATTCGAAGGGGTCCTGACGCCGACCGGAACCTGGTGTGAGGACGCCTGGTTGACGTCGGCTGCCCTGCTCGAGCAGACCGAACGACTCAAGTTCCTGGTCGCGTTCCGGCCCGGCCTGGTGCCGCCCACCCTGGCCGCGCAGCAGGCCGCCACTTTCCAGCGGTTCTCCGAAGGACGCCTGCTGCTCAACATCGTCAGTGGCGGTGACGATGTCGAACAGCGTCGGTTCGGCGACTGGCTCAGCCACGACCAGCGCTACGAACGCACCGGCGAGTTCCTCGAGATCGTGCGCGATATCTGGCGCGGCGGCCCCGTGGACTACCGCGGCAGGCACTACTCCGTCACCGATGCCCGCGTGTCCGAACCCCCGAACCCGTTGCCGCAGCTGTATTTCGGCGGATCATCGCCGGCGGCCCTGCCCATCGCGGCCGAGCACGTCGACGTCTACCTGACATGGGGCGAACCACCGGCTGCCGCAGCGGCCAAGATCGCGCAGGTGCGCGAACTGGCCAAGGCCCGCGGACGCACCCTGCGATTCGGCATCCGGCTGCACACCATCTCTCGCGACACCTCCGCGGCCGCCTGGGCCGTCGCCAATTCCCTCCTGGCCGAGCTGACGCCCGAGCAGATCGCCAAAGCCACTGCGCTGCATGCAAATTCCGAATCCGAAGGACAGCGGCGCATGACGGCGCTGCACGGCGGCCGGCTCGACCACCTCGAGGTCTACCCGAACCTGTGGGCCGGTGTCGGGCTGGTCCGCGGCGGTGCCGGGACCGCGCTGGTCGGCAGCCATGAAGAAGTCGCGTCGCTGATCTCCGAGTACCACGACCTCGGATTCGACGAGTTCATCCTCTCCGGCTACCCGCACCTCGAAGAGGCCTACTGGTTCGCCGAAGGCGTGCTGCCGCTGCTGCGCAAGCGCGGAGCCCTGGCCGCCTAG